In Heyndrickxia vini, the sequence TAGAAACAATAAAAATTGGAAAAGAAACGCAAACAGATGTTGCGATAATGTACATTAACGGGATTGCAAATGACAACATCATTAAGGAAATAAGGAAAAGATTGCAACGGATTGATATAGATGGAATATTGGAATCTGGATATATCGAACAGCTCATTGAAGACCAAACATTTACCTCCTTTCCGACACTTTATCATACTGAAAGACCGGATGTAGTAGCAGCAAATATTTTAGAAGGTAGAATTGCCATTTTAGTTGATGGAACGCCATTTATCCTTACCGCACCAGCTTTATTTGTGGAGTTCTTTCAAGCAGCGGATGATTATTATTCACGATTTGATATTTCATCAGGTATTCGTTTACTAAGGGTGTTAGCCTTTTTCATCTCACTTACTGCACCATCGATTTATATCGCTGCTACCACCTTTCATCAAGAAATGATCCCTACACTTCTTCTTATTACAATCGCTGCCCAACGAGAAACGGTTCCTTTTCCCGCCTTTGTAGAAGCAGTGATTATGGAAGTGATTTTTGAAATATTACGTGAAGCAGGGGTCAGACTACCGAAGGCAATTGGACAAACCGTTTCGATTGTAGGTGCACTTGTAATCGGTCAAGCTGCGGTGCAAGCTGGAATTGTTTCACCCGCAATGGTCATAATTGTTTCTATTACTGCTATCGCTAATTTTTCAACACCATCCTTTTCCATGGCGATTGCCGCTCGCTTAATTCGATTTTTATTCATGATCCTTGCCGCTACATTTGGTTTTTATGGATTAATTATGGGGGTATTAGTCATGCTTATTCATTTATGCAGTTTACGTTCTTTTGGTGTACCATATATGTCACCATTAGCACCGTTCATAAAGAACAATGTAGATGATACGATCACCCGAATGCCAATATGGGCATTTAAAGAAAGACCTAGATTGATAAGTCAAAAAAATATTGTTCGTTCCGGAAAAAATCAAAAACCACAGCCACCAAAACAACATACCAAACAGCAAAATAATCAAAACGGTGAAAGTGAATGAAACGAAACTTCCTTCTATTCACCGTACTTATTACTTCCATTACTTTTCTTTCCGGCTGTTGGGATAAGAGTGAGCTTACAGATTTAGCAATAGTGAACGCGGTTGGTGTAGACAAAACAGAAAATGGAAAATATCTGCTTACCTTTCAAATTATTAATCCAGGTAATGTTGCCAGTGAACAAGGTGGAGGAAGCAGCGGTATCCCTGTTACAGTTTACAGTACAACTGGAAATAATTTAGAAGAGGCTGCTAGAGATGCATCAAAAGAAATATCACGGAAGGTGTATTATGCACATGCCAATTTAGTCGTCATTGGAGAAGAATTGGCTCGAGAAAACATTACGAAAATATTTGACATAGTCGAGAGAAATCCTCAATTTCGAACAACTGCGTCAATCGTTATTGCCGAAAATAGCAGGGCTAACGATATGCTGAAAATGCTTACTCCAATCGATAAACTTCCGGCAAATAAAATTACTAAAGCATTAAGATTTACTGAAAAAGCATTAGGTGAAAATATCGATGTAAGTATAGATGATGTCATCAAACGGTTGACCAACCCCGGAAAGGAACCGATCATGAGCACATTTCTCATCATAGGGGATCCTGAACAGGGGCAAGGTCAGTCCAATACGGAAACAACCGAAGCTGCAGCACGTTTGTCAGCTGGAGGATTGGCAATTTTCAAAGAAGGAAAAATGGAGAAAATCGTCTATGGCCAAACGGCCCGCAGCATTGTTTGGATTTTAAACAAGTTAGACCAAACAGTGATTGGAGTAAATTGGAGGGAAAAAAAAGTTCCCATATCTTTTGCTGTCAATTCAGGTAAATCAGAAATTCGTGTGAAAATAAAAAACAAAAAACCGATTTATACCATTCACATTAAAGCGGAAGGAGATATTAGGGAAGCTACAGTTCCTATTGACTTAACAGATCCTAAAGTACTTCAGAATTTAGAAAAAAAAATAGCAAAAAAAATAAAAAAAGAAACATTAAATTCAGTGAAGTTTATTCAAAAGGAAAAAACTGATATTTTTGGACTTGGAGAGATCCTTTATCGTGAATCGCCGGATTTATGGAAAACAGTTAATCACGATTGGAATGAAGTCGTCTTTCCGGAGCTTACTGTTAACGTAAAAGTCGACGTATTTATTAGGAGAACGGGATTAAGGAACAATCCATATTTTTCGGATTTAAAGTAGCATTATAGGAATAGGTGATTTTCATGGAAAAAGTAAAAATAAGCCCGATACAATTATTTGTTTTATATGTTTTATTTGAACATGGAAGTGCACTTGTTATTTCCTTAGGTACAGATGCAAAGCAAGATGCATGGCTTGCAATTCTTATCGGTATGCTCGGTGGCTTATTCTTGTATTACATCTATTATCGACTTTATCAATTTTACCCAAGCTTACCACTAACATCCTATGTCCAAGAAATTATTGGCCCTTTTTTCGGTAAGTTCATTGCTTTTCTTTATATTTTATATTTCCTCTATATTTCCTCAAGAGTACTCCGAGATTTTGGGGAATTATTATTAACCTTTGCATATCCGAATTCACCACTTTTTATTATAAACATGATTATGATTTTAGCGATTATGTATGCTGTTTATAAAGGGATTGAAGTACTGGCTCGAACAGGAGAATTACTTTTTGCTTTTCTCTATTTTTTAGCCATCACCGGTTTCTTACTCGTCGTCATTTCCGGATTAATTGATCTTAGCCAGTTGAAACCCATTCTTGAAGAGGGGATTGTTAGAATACTTAACGTCGCTTTTAAGCAGACCGTTTATGTCCCATTTGGTGAAATGATTGCCTTTACAATGATTCTTCCGTATTTAAACACACCAGCTAAAGCGAAGATCGTTGGTTTTTCAGCAATCATTTTAAGTGGGGTCAATCTAGCACTAACAATGGCGGTTAATATAGCGGTTAATGGGATAAATCTCGTTTCTCGTTCTCCATTCCCACTTTTAACAACCATCCAACGAATTGAAGTAGCAAGCTTTTTAGAGCGTCTTGATGTATTTTTTATGCTTGCTGTCATTATTGGGGGATTTTTCAAAATTAGTGTCTTCTTCTATGTTGGACTGATTGGAACGGCTGACTTACTTAAGATGGAAAATCATCAAAAGCTCGTCTATCCACTTGGGCTAATCATCCTCATTTTGTCTATGTCAATCGCCAGCAGTTTTGCTGAGCATATGAAGGAAGGGTTAGTTATTGTACCGATCTATTTACATATTCCATTTCAAGTCATCATTCCTATACTGCTACTCATGATAGCCTTCCTTAAACATTTCATTCAAAATAAAAAGAAACATAATGTATCTGGGTAACAAAAAAGAGCTCGATCTTTTTTCTGAGCTCTTTTTTCTATCCGATTATTTTTTCATTTCGTAACTGGCAATCACTTTTGCAATTTGATCTTGAATTTCTGTAACGCTGGAAGCGACATAATTATTATTTAAAATCGAAAAGATTATTCGTTCTCCACTTTTCGTTGTTACATATCCGGATAATGTACTTACAGCAGTCAAGGAACCCGTTTTTGCAATGACATTTCCTTTTGTCGGTGGTTCTTTCATCCGATTTCTTAACGTTCCCCCAACAAATCGGTCGCTATCGCCAGCAACAGGCAAAGACGCAAGAAAGGACGGATACCAGCTTTTTTGTTGTATGGCAAATAAAAGCTCGGAAATTTCATTTGCTGGAATCATCGTTACATGTGACATCCCTGATGCATCCCTAAGCATTAGTGTTTGGGCATTCACACCAAGTGAAGAAGCTGTATCTCTAATCACTTTCAAACCCTTATCCCAGCTACCTTCTCCATACACAACCTGACCCATTTCCTTTGCTAGCATTTCCGCGTGTCCATTATTGCTTAGCTTCATAAAAGGAATTAGTATATCCTTTAATGGCATTGACTGTTTTTTAACTAATAGTTGACCGTTTTTAGGTGTTTTGCCAAGCTTCATCTCACTTTTTCCGATGAATTGAATACCCTTTTCTTTTAACGATTGATTAAACAATGACAACGCATATTCTGAAGGTTCCCAAACCGTCATCCATTCCTTTGCGGCACTTGCACCGACAGGAATTGTTCCTTCCACCACAATTGTATTCGTTCCATGCTCCCGTTGAATCGTAATATTTTTCTTACCATCCTTTTCTACAGTTACCGCTTTGTTAATGACTTTTACATAGTTGGTTTTCGGTGTTACCGTCCATTCAGCAGGTTTTCCAACTTTAGAGGCCGGAGTGGCTTCTACTATTACTGTACCAGTATCATAATCTGTATTTGGTGATACAGTTAATGCCGACACTTGTGATCCGTAATATTCTGTTTCGTCTGTCCATGTCAGATCTTGTGATAATCGGACATCATCATACCATGTGTCGTCCCCGATTAAATCTCCATGAATTTTCCCAATCCCTTGCTTTTTCAGCTGATCAGCAAGTCGGTCTAAATCTTCTTTCAGAAGCGTCGGATCTCCTTTTCCTTTTAAGTAGAGATTCCCTTGAAGTACCTTCCCTTTGACCTTCCCATCCGTCAGCACCTCTGTTGCAAATCGATAGTTTTCGCCAAGCGTTTCAAGCGCTGCGGCGGTTGTGAATAACTTCATATTTGATGCCGGCCGTAATCGTATGTCACCGAAATGTTCATACAAAATTTCCCCGCTATCGGCTGAGCGAAGACTTACACCGGTTACTGAACCATCTAATTTCTTATCATTTAAAATGACATTTATTTGATGACCTAATTCAGCATACTCGTCCGATGCATTTACATAGGTTGTTGTTTCCTTATTTACATAAGGAATAATTGCCACCATGAATACCGCTAGAACAATTAACCATTGCTTCACAAACCTTTTTCCCATCTAGTTTCCCCCTTCTTATGATCTCCTTTACTAGATATTAAAATAGTATGAAGGCTTTAAGATTTTTACCTCAACTTCTGCATTTATCGTGAAAAATGATTCTTTTGGATTCAGGTCTTTTTACATAGTTTGATTCAATCAAGGGTATCTATTATTGACATACATCTTGAAGTATAGTCACATATATGTTTATTACCCTAAAATATTAAACGATTATTTTTTAACCAAATACACTCTTTCCGGTCTTCCCACCGTCCCATATGCTAAATCGGCATCAATTTTTTCTCCTGACACAAGATGTTCTAGATAACGTCTAGCTGTTGTTCTGCTTACACCCATTTCTTGGGCTACAAACTCTGCTGTTACTCCAACCGAAGCTGTTTTGAGAACTTCTAATACCTTCACTAAGGTTAGTGGGTCAATTCCTTTCGGCAACTGAGATTTATCTGTAAGAAGACGGGTCATTTCCTTTTGCAACAGCTGATCGATTTGTTCCTGAGTAATATGAGGATACTCTTTTCCAAATGTCTCTAGCTTGCATTGAAAGTCACGATATCGGATTAATGCTTGTTTAAATCTCTCAAATACAACAGGCTTAATAATATAATCAAAGACACCTATACTAATAGCTTCTTGTACCTTATCAATTTCCTTCGCTGCCGTGATCATAATCACACCCATTTGTTTATGTTGTTGTTTGGCTTCTTTTAATAGAGCGAGACCATCCATATCTGGAAAGTAAACATCTAATAATAGGAGATCAGGCTGCAAAATATCGATATAGCTCTTCGCTTCTATATAACTCGCAGCGATACCCACTGTTTGGAATCCCTCTAATTGTTCAATGAACCGTTTTTGTATTTCAGCGACCCTTAAATCATCCTCAATAATAAGTACTTCAATCGTTCGATTGCCATTCAAACTTAATCCCCCCACTTTTTGGTATAGCGACCGTGAATACCGTTCCCTCTCCTTCATTCGAAGAAAAGGTAATCGTCCCCCCAAGTCCATGAATCGCCTTTTGAACAAGGCACAAGCCGATTCCTGAATTCGTATTCTTATTCTTCGTCGTATATCCCTCTTGGAAAATTTTCTTCGCTGTGTTCCTTGGAATTCCATTTCCATTATCTTCAACTTCTATAATTAACTCTTTGCCCAGGTCGGTCAAAAAGAGAGAAACTGTTTTCTCGTTTTTTCCATTTTCCCGAACTGCGTCAAATGCATTATTGATCAGGTTTCCTATAATTGTAACTAATGAATCACGACTTATTTCCGCGGGGACATCGATGAAACTACTATCGCGGTCGATCGAAAAGTCAATTTTCAGCTCACTTGCCAAACTGACTTTGCCAAGAATGAATCCGGCTAATATTGGGTCAGGAATCTCCTTCATAAGAAAGTGAATAATTCCCTGTGCCACATCTACCTCTTTGGAAATAAAATCAATCGCTTCCTTATATGACCCTAGTTGAATTAGTCCGAGTAACGTATATAGTCTGTTCGAATATTCATGCGTTTGTGCCCGTAACCCTTCCGCATAAGCTTTTACATGGGAGAGTTCCTGAAGCAAATAAGACAGATCATTTTTGTTCCTAAGGCTGGCCACAGCCCCAATTACTACCCCTCGTTTATCAAAAATTGGAACCCGATTAGCTAAATAGACTTCTCCAAGAATCATAAATTCTCGATCATATTCAGCTTGTCCGGTCTTTACAACGTCAAGTAGCCGCGTATTTTCAAGGACATCCTCAATCCTTTTCCCTCTAAGAAGAATATCGTTCGGTACATGAAGAATTTTGTGAGCCGTTTCATTTACAACCGTTATTAAACCCGCCGTATCTACAGCAATGATTCCTTCATGAATGGATTCTAAAATAGCATGCTTCTCCTGATACATCCATGCAATTTCCTCTGGCTCAAGACCAAAGATTGCCTTTTTAATATGCAAAGAAATAATAAGAGATATTAATAAACCGCCTATCAAAATCCCTATTGTCGTCATAAAAATCTTTTTTTGGACTTTAGAAACTTCTTCTTCAATATCGGTTTGAAGATAGCCCACGGAAACGACGCCAATCACTTTTCCTCGATAGAAGATAGGCGCTTTCCCCCTCAAAGACGGGCCTAATGTTCCCGTTGATTCCGATATGGCTGATT encodes:
- a CDS encoding response regulator, producing MNGNRTIEVLIIEDDLRVAEIQKRFIEQLEGFQTVGIAASYIEAKSYIDILQPDLLLLDVYFPDMDGLALLKEAKQQHKQMGVIMITAAKEIDKVQEAISIGVFDYIIKPVVFERFKQALIRYRDFQCKLETFGKEYPHITQEQIDQLLQKEMTRLLTDKSQLPKGIDPLTLVKVLEVLKTASVGVTAEFVAQEMGVSRTTARRYLEHLVSGEKIDADLAYGTVGRPERVYLVKK
- a CDS encoding ATP-binding protein, encoding MRLHTKLMLGLSLLILLMGGIFEFTYKNIMESKLKHEKGKNALAVAQAISNIPNIQEAFYTKDPASIIQPIAEKIRKQVDAEFIVIGNRNEIRYSHPNPSRIGQKMVGGDNEAAFRGESAISESTGTLGPSLRGKAPIFYRGKVIGVVSVGYLQTDIEEEVSKVQKKIFMTTIGILIGGLLISLIISLHIKKAIFGLEPEEIAWMYQEKHAILESIHEGIIAVDTAGLITVVNETAHKILHVPNDILLRGKRIEDVLENTRLLDVVKTGQAEYDREFMILGEVYLANRVPIFDKRGVVIGAVASLRNKNDLSYLLQELSHVKAYAEGLRAQTHEYSNRLYTLLGLIQLGSYKEAIDFISKEVDVAQGIIHFLMKEIPDPILAGFILGKVSLASELKIDFSIDRDSSFIDVPAEISRDSLVTIIGNLINNAFDAVRENGKNEKTVSLFLTDLGKELIIEVEDNGNGIPRNTAKKIFQEGYTTKNKNTNSGIGLCLVQKAIHGLGGTITFSSNEGEGTVFTVAIPKSGGIKFEWQSND
- the dacB gene encoding D-alanyl-D-alanine carboxypeptidase/D-alanyl-D-alanine endopeptidase, whose translation is MGKRFVKQWLIVLAVFMVAIIPYVNKETTTYVNASDEYAELGHQINVILNDKKLDGSVTGVSLRSADSGEILYEHFGDIRLRPASNMKLFTTAAALETLGENYRFATEVLTDGKVKGKVLQGNLYLKGKGDPTLLKEDLDRLADQLKKQGIGKIHGDLIGDDTWYDDVRLSQDLTWTDETEYYGSQVSALTVSPNTDYDTGTVIVEATPASKVGKPAEWTVTPKTNYVKVINKAVTVEKDGKKNITIQREHGTNTIVVEGTIPVGASAAKEWMTVWEPSEYALSLFNQSLKEKGIQFIGKSEMKLGKTPKNGQLLVKKQSMPLKDILIPFMKLSNNGHAEMLAKEMGQVVYGEGSWDKGLKVIRDTASSLGVNAQTLMLRDASGMSHVTMIPANEISELLFAIQQKSWYPSFLASLPVAGDSDRFVGGTLRNRMKEPPTKGNVIAKTGSLTAVSTLSGYVTTKSGERIIFSILNNNYVASSVTEIQDQIAKVIASYEMKK
- a CDS encoding Ger(x)C family spore germination protein, whose product is MKRNFLLFTVLITSITFLSGCWDKSELTDLAIVNAVGVDKTENGKYLLTFQIINPGNVASEQGGGSSGIPVTVYSTTGNNLEEAARDASKEISRKVYYAHANLVVIGEELARENITKIFDIVERNPQFRTTASIVIAENSRANDMLKMLTPIDKLPANKITKALRFTEKALGENIDVSIDDVIKRLTNPGKEPIMSTFLIIGDPEQGQGQSNTETTEAAARLSAGGLAIFKEGKMEKIVYGQTARSIVWILNKLDQTVIGVNWREKKVPISFAVNSGKSEIRVKIKNKKPIYTIHIKAEGDIREATVPIDLTDPKVLQNLEKKIAKKIKKETLNSVKFIQKEKTDIFGLGEILYRESPDLWKTVNHDWNEVVFPELTVNVKVDVFIRRTGLRNNPYFSDLK
- a CDS encoding spore germination protein — protein: MPNWLKNFSKNKKRNVKKGKDISGQTTVSISEDEIGTNLDENIKKIIKATGNSSDIVIRKMHVNDSIHFAVLYTDGLVDNNTINDFLLEGLLHDNGIFYPVSAEHALHLIKDKMIAIGGITSIYRWDDLFQSLFSGATIILIDQANEALSVSTVGGEKRQISEPGTETTIRGPREGFTETLRTNTALIRRRIKNPNLWLETIKIGKETQTDVAIMYINGIANDNIIKEIRKRLQRIDIDGILESGYIEQLIEDQTFTSFPTLYHTERPDVVAANILEGRIAILVDGTPFILTAPALFVEFFQAADDYYSRFDISSGIRLLRVLAFFISLTAPSIYIAATTFHQEMIPTLLLITIAAQRETVPFPAFVEAVIMEVIFEILREAGVRLPKAIGQTVSIVGALVIGQAAVQAGIVSPAMVIIVSITAIANFSTPSFSMAIAARLIRFLFMILAATFGFYGLIMGVLVMLIHLCSLRSFGVPYMSPLAPFIKNNVDDTITRMPIWAFKERPRLISQKNIVRSGKNQKPQPPKQHTKQQNNQNGESE
- a CDS encoding GerAB/ArcD/ProY family transporter, with translation MEKVKISPIQLFVLYVLFEHGSALVISLGTDAKQDAWLAILIGMLGGLFLYYIYYRLYQFYPSLPLTSYVQEIIGPFFGKFIAFLYILYFLYISSRVLRDFGELLLTFAYPNSPLFIINMIMILAIMYAVYKGIEVLARTGELLFAFLYFLAITGFLLVVISGLIDLSQLKPILEEGIVRILNVAFKQTVYVPFGEMIAFTMILPYLNTPAKAKIVGFSAIILSGVNLALTMAVNIAVNGINLVSRSPFPLLTTIQRIEVASFLERLDVFFMLAVIIGGFFKISVFFYVGLIGTADLLKMENHQKLVYPLGLIILILSMSIASSFAEHMKEGLVIVPIYLHIPFQVIIPILLLMIAFLKHFIQNKKKHNVSG